The following coding sequences lie in one beta proteobacterium CB genomic window:
- a CDS encoding HpcH/HpaI aldolase gives MNPLDTPIGFSSTFLFVPGTRPERFSKALDSGADGVIIDLEDAVAAEDKESARTAIRAAWPAFTAEQKKRLIIRSNSPGSQFYAADLILVQELDAACLLIPKSESLDQINGAAQILPNTAIIPMIETAIGLDRLNEIANSEQVLRLALGNIDLQADLGMVCDAQETELQTARFQIVLASRLAQIAPPIDGVTPSTDNIERITDDAERAKRMGFGGKLCIHPKQVSLVKDSFMPTAAEVSWAHRVIEADKASKGGAVKLDGRMIDRPVVLLAQRTLAIAGKP, from the coding sequence ATGAACCCACTTGATACCCCCATTGGCTTTAGTAGCACCTTCTTATTTGTTCCAGGTACTCGCCCTGAGCGTTTTTCGAAAGCGCTAGATAGCGGTGCCGATGGCGTCATCATTGATTTAGAGGATGCAGTAGCCGCGGAAGACAAGGAATCGGCTCGAACAGCGATACGAGCGGCATGGCCTGCATTTACCGCAGAACAAAAAAAGCGTCTGATCATTCGCTCAAATTCTCCAGGCAGTCAGTTTTATGCAGCAGACCTCATCTTGGTCCAAGAATTAGATGCAGCATGCCTACTCATTCCCAAGAGTGAATCCCTTGATCAAATTAATGGTGCAGCCCAAATCCTGCCAAATACAGCCATCATTCCAATGATTGAGACCGCTATTGGCTTGGATCGCTTAAATGAAATCGCAAACTCTGAACAAGTCCTACGTTTGGCCTTAGGCAATATTGATTTACAAGCAGACTTGGGAATGGTGTGTGATGCACAAGAAACCGAGCTACAAACAGCGCGCTTTCAAATTGTGTTGGCATCCCGCTTAGCCCAAATTGCCCCTCCAATTGATGGGGTTACCCCATCCACCGACAATATTGAACGTATCACAGATGATGCTGAACGGGCCAAAAGAATGGGGTTTGGTGGCAAGCTTTGCATTCATCCAAAGCAGGTTTCCCTGGTCAAGGATTCCTTTATGCCTACTGCCGCCGAGGTCTCATGGGCGCATCGCGTCATTGAGGCTGACAAAGCATCCAAAGGTGGCGCAGTCAAGCTAGATGGCCGCATGATTGACCGTCCAGTTGTCTTGCTAGCCCAAAGAACACTCGCTATTGCTGGTAAACCCTAA
- a CDS encoding MmgE/PrpD family protein yields MTTPHLSKALATFAAELKISDIPEEVIARTEDLLVDWFGSAIAGKGARPVETITQFAQNMGGFNAANPGPAEILISRKNSSPFLTALANAAASHVAEQDDVHNGSVFHPATVVFPAALATAQTIGASGEDLLVAAVVGYEVGIRVGEFLGRSHYKTFHTTGTAGTLAAAAAVGHLLKLNPSQMLHAFGSAGTQSAGLWEFLRDAADSKQLHTAHAASTGLMSAYLAQSGFTGAEHILEGKQGLAAGMSSDADPSKLTDRLGSRWTIAETSFKYHASCRHTHPAADALLQVMLSHSLKPSDITKVETLVHQGAIDVLGPVTDPATVHQSKFSMGTVLALVAHYQFAGLQEFDQHFHDQEICAFRDRVTMLLDSEVDSAYPQRWIGKVKVYLQNGAILEGRVDEPKGDPGNTLSRAEITDKAMRLAAFSGGATPSEMSSAIERLWNIRKQPKVGLLIS; encoded by the coding sequence ATGACTACTCCGCATTTATCCAAAGCCCTAGCAACTTTTGCCGCTGAATTAAAAATTAGTGATATTCCTGAAGAGGTGATTGCACGCACTGAGGATTTGCTGGTTGATTGGTTTGGTTCTGCGATTGCTGGTAAAGGTGCAAGACCGGTAGAGACCATTACGCAGTTTGCGCAAAATATGGGTGGCTTTAATGCCGCCAATCCCGGCCCCGCTGAAATCCTCATTAGCCGTAAGAACTCAAGCCCTTTTTTAACCGCCCTTGCAAATGCAGCTGCTTCGCATGTGGCTGAACAAGATGATGTTCACAATGGTTCCGTATTCCATCCTGCTACCGTGGTATTTCCTGCTGCACTAGCAACAGCACAAACAATTGGTGCCTCAGGTGAAGATCTTCTCGTTGCCGCTGTTGTTGGCTATGAAGTTGGTATCCGGGTTGGTGAATTTTTAGGTCGTTCGCACTACAAAACGTTTCACACTACAGGCACTGCGGGCACACTAGCAGCAGCAGCTGCTGTAGGCCATCTCCTTAAACTCAATCCAAGCCAAATGCTGCATGCCTTTGGCTCTGCTGGAACGCAGTCTGCCGGTCTTTGGGAATTCCTACGCGATGCTGCTGACTCCAAGCAACTACATACGGCGCATGCCGCTTCAACCGGCTTAATGTCGGCCTACTTGGCACAATCGGGCTTTACTGGTGCTGAACACATCCTAGAAGGCAAGCAAGGTTTGGCTGCTGGTATGTCCAGTGATGCAGATCCTAGCAAGCTAACCGATCGATTGGGCAGTCGCTGGACTATTGCTGAGACCAGCTTCAAGTATCACGCTTCATGTCGTCATACGCATCCTGCTGCAGATGCTTTGTTGCAAGTGATGTTGTCGCACAGTCTCAAGCCAAGCGATATCACTAAGGTAGAAACCTTGGTTCACCAAGGAGCAATTGATGTTTTGGGTCCGGTAACCGACCCAGCTACCGTGCACCAATCTAAGTTCTCTATGGGAACTGTATTGGCCTTGGTTGCCCACTATCAATTTGCTGGCTTACAGGAATTTGATCAGCATTTTCATGATCAAGAAATTTGTGCATTCCGCGATCGCGTCACCATGCTCTTGGATTCAGAAGTGGATAGCGCCTATCCCCAACGCTGGATCGGTAAAGTGAAGGTGTATTTGCAAAACGGTGCAATCTTGGAAGGTCGAGTTGATGAACCCAAAGGCGATCCTGGCAACACCTTGAGCCGTGCTGAGATTACGGATAAGGCGATGCGTCTTGCTGCATTTAGTGGCGGCGCAACACCAAGTGAAATGAGTTCGGCAATAGAACGCTTGTGGAATATCCGCAAGCAGCCCAAGGTAGGTTTACTGATCTCGTAA
- a CDS encoding chromate transporter, with protein sequence MSVPLREALKFWAKLGFISFGGPAGQIAVLHQELVEKRRWISERRFLHALNYCMLLPGPEAQQLVTYIGWLMHRTWGGVLAGTLFVLPSLFILIGLSWIYLTFGQVPWIAAIFFGIKPAVTAIVLHAAVRIGKRTIHNHALRWVAIGSFLAIFVFNLAFPIIVVCAALIGIWGGKRHPEYFQQTATHNQTRGTHVAAIIDDHTPTPEHAQFSKKRLVLHSSVVSMLWLIPFFALVLLFGWKTLYPQLAWFFTKAAFLTFGGAYAVLPYVYQGAVDQFHWLSAGQMMDGLALGETTPGPLIMVVAFVGYLAGHIQHLIGYSNPFWFGVLGACVATWFTFLPSFFLVLVGGPLIESTHGKLSFTAPLTAISAAVVGVIANLGLFFAYHVFFPHGLGGSISWISIAITLLAGLALFQFQKGVISVLTGSALAGLLSYLLTTLLT encoded by the coding sequence TTGAGTGTTCCACTACGCGAGGCTCTGAAGTTTTGGGCCAAGCTTGGCTTTATTAGTTTTGGTGGGCCTGCAGGTCAAATTGCCGTCCTTCACCAAGAACTTGTTGAGAAGCGTCGCTGGATTTCTGAGCGGCGCTTTTTACATGCGCTGAACTATTGCATGCTGTTACCGGGGCCAGAAGCTCAGCAGTTGGTAACTTATATCGGCTGGCTCATGCATCGGACTTGGGGTGGTGTCTTAGCTGGAACCCTCTTTGTACTACCCTCTCTATTTATTTTGATTGGCTTGTCCTGGATCTATCTCACTTTTGGCCAGGTACCTTGGATTGCCGCCATCTTTTTTGGCATCAAACCCGCCGTTACTGCCATCGTCCTTCATGCTGCGGTTCGTATTGGTAAGCGCACGATTCACAACCATGCCTTGCGCTGGGTTGCAATCGGATCCTTTTTGGCGATCTTTGTTTTCAACCTAGCGTTTCCAATTATTGTGGTGTGTGCCGCCTTGATTGGTATCTGGGGTGGTAAGCGCCATCCAGAATATTTTCAACAAACCGCTACTCACAATCAAACGCGTGGGACCCATGTAGCCGCAATCATTGACGATCACACTCCAACCCCAGAACACGCCCAATTTTCTAAAAAGAGATTGGTATTGCATAGCTCAGTTGTTTCAATGCTCTGGCTTATTCCGTTTTTTGCCCTAGTGTTGCTTTTTGGCTGGAAAACGCTTTACCCACAACTCGCCTGGTTTTTCACTAAAGCTGCCTTCCTGACTTTTGGCGGTGCTTACGCGGTTCTACCCTACGTCTACCAAGGTGCCGTAGATCAATTCCACTGGCTCAGCGCCGGTCAAATGATGGATGGCTTGGCGCTGGGAGAAACCACTCCAGGCCCGCTCATCATGGTGGTAGCTTTTGTTGGCTACCTGGCTGGCCACATCCAACACTTGATCGGTTACAGCAATCCATTTTGGTTTGGAGTGCTTGGAGCCTGTGTTGCAACCTGGTTTACTTTTTTACCTTCATTTTTCTTAGTGCTGGTCGGCGGCCCTTTGATTGAGTCCACACATGGCAAGTTGAGCTTTACTGCGCCCCTGACCGCAATCTCTGCTGCTGTAGTTGGCGTCATTGCTAACCTTGGATTGTTCTTTGCGTATCACGTCTTTTTTCCGCATGGTCTTGGCGGCTCCATTTCTTGGATTTCGATTGCAATTACCCTGCTTGCAGGTTTAGCGCTCTTTCAGTTTCAAAAAGGGGTGATCAGCGTCTTGACTGGTTCAGCTCTGGCTGGCTTGCTGAGTTATTTACTCACTACTTTATTGACCTAA
- a CDS encoding Short-chain dehydrogenase/reductase SDR, whose product MGFLAGKKILITGLLSNRSIAYGIAKACHREGAELAFTYVGERFKDRIVDFAKEFNTELIFDCDVGSDEQISNLFKDLAKTWPQFDGFVHAIGFAPREAIAGDFLEGLSREGFKIAHDISAYSFPAMAKEALPMLRDKSSLLTLTYLGSLRNVPNYNTMGLAKASLEASVRYIAGSVGPKGIRANGISAGPIKTLAAAGIKGFGKILDAVEQTAPMRRNVTIDDVGNTAAFLLSDLANGITAEIIYVDNGFSQVVGGMEEV is encoded by the coding sequence ATGGGCTTTCTCGCTGGCAAAAAAATTCTAATTACCGGCCTTCTTTCTAACCGCTCTATTGCCTATGGCATTGCCAAGGCATGTCACCGCGAAGGGGCTGAACTGGCCTTTACCTACGTTGGTGAGCGCTTTAAAGACCGTATTGTCGATTTCGCAAAAGAATTCAATACTGAGCTGATTTTTGACTGCGACGTTGGTAGTGACGAGCAGATTTCGAACCTGTTCAAAGATTTAGCAAAAACTTGGCCTCAGTTTGATGGCTTTGTTCATGCAATTGGCTTTGCACCGCGCGAAGCCATCGCTGGTGACTTTTTAGAGGGCTTATCACGTGAAGGCTTCAAAATTGCCCACGATATTTCTGCCTACAGCTTCCCAGCAATGGCCAAAGAAGCCTTACCAATGCTGCGTGACAAATCATCTTTGTTGACTCTGACCTACCTCGGTAGCCTGCGTAACGTTCCGAACTACAACACTATGGGTCTTGCTAAGGCCTCCCTGGAAGCCTCGGTACGCTATATCGCCGGCTCAGTTGGGCCTAAAGGCATTCGTGCTAACGGCATTTCTGCTGGCCCAATTAAAACTTTGGCTGCTGCTGGCATCAAAGGGTTTGGCAAGATTTTGGACGCAGTTGAACAAACTGCTCCAATGCGTCGCAATGTCACGATTGATGATGTGGGTAACACCGCAGCTTTCTTATTGTCTGATTTAGCAAACGGTATTACCGCTGAAATTATTTATGTTGATAACGGATTTAGCCAAGTTGTTGGCGGAATGGAAGAAGTTTGA
- a CDS encoding extracellular solute-binding protein: MPMLPVIRQIHTMLLLALLAGVAVNSAQGAQGIAQYGKPKYADGFSHFDYVNPNAPRGGTLTLPNPDRRTSFDKFNPFTLRGVTAPGIAQLMFESLAVGSADEVSSAYGLIADDIQVAPDKMSVVFRIRPEAKFSDGSAILASDVKHSFDTLMSSLANPQFKTVYADVKQAVVVSDRVIRFDFKNRNPELPVMVGTLPVFSRNWGKKPDGTITPFDKLTFELPIASGPYVIESYKAGKTMIFKRNPNYWADQGGKTLNVRVGFYNFDRVNYKLYSDDAVRLEAFKAGEFDALVEYRAKNWAKSYVGPRFNDGTLEKKSFLNHNGAGMQGFAMNVRRPIFQDPRVRQALGYALDFEWLNRQLFFEQYSRINSYFTNSDLSANFDGPRKPTEAELKLLKPLKAQYPQWVPDAVFGPMPAAPSTIPPDSLRQNLRKARDLLAQAGWQYRDGALRNMQGEPFRFEMVEDGPFFLRVISSYVRNLEKLGIQVDIRTSDFALHQKRMDEYDFDMTTIRFPDSQSPGNELWDRFGSQAAKEKGSDNVIGIQSPVVDALVDAVVKAQTREELRAATRALDRVLWNSYYVIPQWYNPTHRIAYRKEMRYPEPPLYYTAESWILLNWWKEGAR; this comes from the coding sequence ATGCCCATGCTCCCTGTCATCCGCCAAATCCACACTATGCTGCTTTTAGCCCTTCTGGCTGGGGTAGCAGTCAATTCCGCCCAGGGTGCGCAGGGGATAGCTCAGTACGGCAAACCCAAATATGCCGATGGTTTCAGCCATTTTGACTACGTTAATCCGAATGCGCCAAGGGGCGGCACCTTAACTTTGCCGAACCCGGATCGCCGTACGAGCTTTGATAAGTTCAATCCATTTACCTTGCGCGGGGTAACTGCCCCTGGGATTGCTCAGTTAATGTTTGAGTCCTTGGCGGTTGGGAGTGCGGATGAGGTCTCGAGTGCTTATGGCCTGATTGCAGACGATATCCAAGTGGCACCTGACAAGATGTCTGTGGTGTTTCGGATTCGTCCTGAGGCAAAGTTTTCAGATGGCAGCGCGATCTTAGCAAGTGACGTAAAACACAGCTTTGATACTTTGATGAGTTCTCTTGCTAATCCGCAATTCAAAACGGTGTATGCCGATGTGAAGCAGGCGGTTGTAGTCTCTGATCGCGTCATCCGTTTTGATTTTAAGAATCGCAATCCTGAATTACCGGTGATGGTAGGTACCTTGCCAGTGTTCTCGCGCAATTGGGGCAAGAAACCCGATGGCACCATCACACCCTTTGACAAGTTGACCTTTGAGTTGCCTATCGCTAGCGGCCCTTATGTCATTGAGTCTTACAAAGCTGGTAAGACTATGATCTTTAAACGTAATCCAAATTACTGGGCTGATCAAGGCGGCAAGACGCTGAATGTTCGCGTCGGGTTTTATAACTTTGATCGTGTGAACTACAAGCTCTATAGCGATGATGCTGTACGTCTCGAAGCCTTTAAAGCAGGGGAGTTTGACGCTTTAGTCGAATACCGCGCTAAAAATTGGGCGAAGAGTTATGTGGGCCCTAGATTTAATGACGGCACTCTAGAGAAGAAATCTTTCCTAAATCACAATGGCGCAGGCATGCAAGGTTTTGCCATGAATGTGCGCCGACCGATTTTTCAAGATCCGCGTGTGCGACAAGCCTTGGGTTATGCGCTCGACTTTGAGTGGCTAAACCGTCAACTATTCTTTGAGCAATACAGTCGTATCAATAGTTACTTTACAAATAGTGATCTCAGCGCCAATTTTGATGGTCCTCGTAAACCCACTGAAGCGGAATTGAAATTACTCAAACCCCTGAAGGCGCAATACCCTCAGTGGGTGCCTGATGCAGTCTTTGGACCAATGCCTGCAGCACCTTCAACTATCCCACCTGATAGCTTGCGACAGAATCTGCGGAAGGCGCGTGATTTGCTGGCCCAAGCTGGTTGGCAATACCGAGATGGTGCCCTACGTAATATGCAGGGTGAGCCTTTCCGTTTTGAGATGGTGGAAGATGGACCATTTTTCTTAAGGGTGATTTCGTCCTATGTCCGTAATCTGGAGAAGCTGGGGATTCAGGTCGATATTCGGACGAGCGATTTTGCTTTGCATCAGAAGCGCATGGATGAGTATGACTTCGATATGACCACGATTCGTTTCCCTGACTCACAAAGTCCTGGCAATGAATTATGGGATCGCTTTGGTAGCCAGGCTGCAAAAGAAAAGGGTTCTGACAATGTGATTGGGATTCAGTCTCCAGTGGTCGATGCCTTGGTAGATGCGGTTGTCAAAGCCCAGACTCGTGAAGAGTTGCGTGCAGCCACTAGAGCTTTAGACCGCGTGCTTTGGAATAGTTACTACGTTATTCCGCAGTGGTACAACCCGACACACCGAATCGCGTATCGTAAAGAGATGCGCTATCCAGAACCTCCTTTGTATTACACCGCTGAATCTTGGATTCTGCTCAATTGGTGGAAAGAGGGGGCGCGCTAA
- a CDS encoding Binding-protein-dependent transport systems inner membrane component, which produces MQGQMWSYIFKRMLLMIPTLLGVLTLTFAVVQFVPGGPVEQLMLELKGKGDAAVSGAESSGGGSNYRGRQGVDAERLAEVKALYGFDKPPVERYFMMLKRFAQFDLGESYYQHQSVWQLVVSKLPVSISIGLWTFFLTYLVSIPLGIAKAVRDGSRFDAITSTMILVGYAIPGFVLGVLLLVIFGGGSFLQIFPLRGLTSDNWSELSMMGKVMDYLWHLVLPITASVLGSFAVITMLTKNSFLEEIRKQYVLTARAKGLTEKQVLWKHVFRNALLPLVTGFPAAFIGAFFTGSLLIETLFSLDGLGLLSYESVMRRDYPVVFGTLYLFTLIGLFTKLISDLCYVYIDPRIQFGAGGGS; this is translated from the coding sequence ATGCAAGGGCAAATGTGGTCTTATATTTTCAAACGCATGCTTTTGATGATCCCGACTTTGCTGGGCGTCTTAACTTTGACATTTGCTGTGGTGCAATTTGTACCAGGTGGACCAGTCGAGCAATTAATGCTCGAGCTCAAAGGTAAAGGCGATGCTGCAGTTAGCGGGGCTGAGTCTTCTGGTGGTGGAAGTAACTATCGTGGTCGTCAAGGTGTAGATGCTGAGCGTTTAGCTGAGGTCAAAGCTTTATATGGTTTTGATAAGCCGCCTGTAGAGCGTTATTTCATGATGCTCAAACGTTTTGCGCAATTTGATTTGGGTGAGAGCTATTACCAACACCAAAGTGTTTGGCAGTTGGTCGTTTCTAAATTACCAGTATCTATCAGCATAGGCTTATGGACTTTCTTTCTGACCTACTTGGTATCGATACCTTTGGGTATAGCCAAGGCAGTCAGAGATGGGTCCCGCTTTGATGCAATTACCAGTACCATGATTTTGGTGGGCTATGCTATCCCAGGATTTGTATTGGGTGTGCTGCTCCTTGTGATTTTTGGCGGTGGTAGTTTCTTGCAAATCTTTCCACTGCGCGGGCTGACTTCAGATAACTGGAGTGAGCTGAGCATGATGGGTAAGGTGATGGATTATTTATGGCATTTGGTTTTACCGATTACCGCTTCAGTTTTAGGTAGTTTTGCAGTGATCACCATGTTGACGAAGAACTCCTTCTTGGAAGAAATTCGCAAGCAGTATGTATTGACTGCCAGAGCTAAGGGCCTCACTGAAAAACAAGTGCTCTGGAAACATGTGTTCCGCAATGCACTCCTTCCCCTGGTGACTGGATTTCCAGCGGCATTTATTGGTGCTTTTTTTACCGGATCACTCCTGATTGAAACCCTCTTTTCTTTGGATGGTTTAGGTTTGTTGTCCTACGAGTCGGTCATGCGCCGTGATTACCCGGTTGTTTTTGGAACGCTTTATCTCTTTACGCTGATTGGCTTATTCACTAAGCTGATTTCTGATCTTTGCTATGTCTATATTGATCCACGCATTCAGTTTGGTGCGGGAGGTGGCTCATGA
- a CDS encoding Binding-protein-dependent transport systems inner membrane component has protein sequence MSRWHRFKNSRMGYASLWIFMILFGLSMCAELIANDKPLIVRYQGKFYFPIVKSQPERVFGGDFATPTDFLDPDIRHNITSNGNWAIYPPIPYSYETLNYFSKVPNPAPPSFDNWLGTDDRGRDVLSRLIYGFRLSILFGLALTIVGVSVGIITGSLMGFFGGKFDLVSQRLIEIWSAMPELYLLIIFASIFNPSIWLLIILLAAFGWMGLSDYVRAEFFRNRALEYVRAARALGLTNLQIMRRHILPNSLTPVITFLPFRMSAAILSLTSLDFLGLGVPPGTPSLGELLSQGKSNLDAWWISLSTFVVLVATLLLLTFMGEALRDAFDSRKSGAMSGGRS, from the coding sequence ATGAGTCGCTGGCATCGTTTTAAAAACAGTCGCATGGGCTATGCCAGTCTTTGGATCTTCATGATTTTGTTTGGTCTTTCTATGTGCGCTGAACTGATTGCCAATGACAAGCCATTAATCGTGCGTTATCAAGGTAAGTTTTATTTCCCTATTGTGAAGTCTCAGCCAGAAAGAGTATTTGGGGGAGACTTTGCAACCCCAACTGATTTTTTAGATCCTGATATTCGTCACAACATTACGAGTAATGGCAATTGGGCGATTTACCCACCGATCCCCTATAGCTATGAAACACTCAACTACTTCTCCAAAGTTCCCAACCCTGCTCCACCATCTTTTGATAACTGGCTAGGAACGGATGATCGAGGGCGCGATGTGCTGTCACGCTTGATCTATGGATTTCGCTTATCCATTTTGTTTGGTTTGGCACTCACCATTGTTGGTGTGAGTGTGGGCATCATCACTGGCTCTTTAATGGGATTCTTTGGTGGTAAGTTTGACCTTGTTTCTCAGCGCTTAATTGAGATTTGGTCGGCGATGCCGGAGTTGTATCTACTCATCATCTTTGCTTCTATCTTTAACCCCAGTATTTGGCTCTTAATCATTTTGCTGGCAGCATTTGGTTGGATGGGTTTGTCTGACTATGTGCGTGCGGAGTTTTTTCGCAATCGCGCCTTAGAGTACGTTCGCGCAGCCCGAGCGTTGGGGTTGACGAATTTGCAAATCATGCGCCGTCATATTCTGCCCAATAGCTTGACCCCAGTAATCACTTTTTTACCCTTCAGAATGAGTGCAGCGATTTTGTCGCTCACGAGTTTGGATTTCTTAGGTCTCGGCGTCCCGCCAGGAACCCCGAGTCTTGGAGAGCTTCTTTCTCAGGGTAAAAGTAATTTAGATGCTTGGTGGATTTCACTATCGACCTTTGTAGTCTTAGTGGCTACCTTACTTTTACTTACCTTTATGGGTGAGGCTTTGCGCGATGCTTTTGATTCCCGCAAGTCAGGCGCCATGAGTGGAGGTCGCTCATGA
- a CDS encoding ABC transporter related protein, with product MNSSNASGKLIPPLLRYDDFSISFGSGRRERFAVSHLDLEIGVGERVALVGESGSGKTLTALAPLRLEPEGAKTSGRILWNGKATNTDNQSVDLLGLPIQDIREIRGREIAMVFQEPMTALNPLFTIGNQIVEAVQVYQPLISKADCMSAAIDLLKKTGIPEPDKRFHSYPHQLSGGQRQRAMIAMALACKPRLLIADEPTTALDVSLRLQILDLLKELQEESKDHGGMAILLITHDLNLVKHFAQRVAVLNQGNLMEVGPTKQVFEHPDNAYTKALVNSAPVRDLAPVMPLAPVLLKAESLSVSYPGTESVAWFKKAPPHQVLRKVGFELKQGQTIGVIGESGSGKTTLGMAVLGLLGDSAAEITGAVDVLGQDWQKLKPAERRAMRSSLQVIFQDPFGSLSPRMNVMQIISEGLDVHFPNLSAAERESRVLDILREVGIDRSALTRYPHEFSGGQRQRIAIARALILKPQILVLDEPTSALDVSIQKQVLALLTELQKKYNLAYLMISHDLAVIRAMSHEVMVLKAGRVVEFGDTETLIQHPRQIYTKELFAAAELT from the coding sequence ATGAACTCATCAAACGCTTCAGGTAAATTGATACCCCCTTTGCTGCGCTATGACGATTTTTCAATCTCATTCGGCTCCGGTCGGCGTGAGCGGTTTGCCGTAAGCCATCTTGATCTCGAGATTGGGGTGGGGGAGCGAGTTGCGTTAGTTGGAGAGTCTGGCTCAGGCAAAACACTCACTGCTTTAGCGCCACTCCGTCTTGAGCCAGAGGGTGCAAAAACATCGGGCCGTATTCTGTGGAACGGTAAAGCTACAAATACCGACAATCAATCGGTCGATTTATTAGGTTTGCCAATACAAGATATTCGCGAGATTCGCGGTCGTGAGATTGCGATGGTGTTTCAGGAGCCGATGACTGCGCTCAATCCATTATTTACTATCGGCAATCAAATTGTTGAGGCTGTACAGGTATATCAGCCCTTAATCTCTAAAGCAGACTGTATGTCTGCGGCAATTGATTTACTCAAGAAGACTGGTATCCCAGAGCCAGATAAACGTTTCCATTCTTACCCCCATCAATTATCTGGTGGGCAACGTCAACGTGCCATGATTGCAATGGCCTTAGCCTGCAAACCAAGGTTGCTAATTGCTGATGAGCCCACTACCGCTTTAGACGTTAGTCTGCGTTTGCAGATTTTGGATTTATTAAAAGAGTTGCAAGAGGAATCTAAAGATCATGGCGGTATGGCGATTCTCTTGATTACTCATGATCTCAATTTGGTGAAGCACTTTGCGCAAAGGGTGGCTGTATTAAATCAAGGCAACCTCATGGAAGTAGGGCCTACAAAGCAGGTCTTTGAACATCCAGATAACGCCTATACCAAAGCTTTAGTAAATAGCGCACCCGTCCGTGATTTAGCCCCAGTAATGCCCTTGGCGCCAGTCTTGCTGAAGGCGGAGAGTCTATCTGTTTCTTACCCAGGCACAGAGTCTGTCGCTTGGTTTAAAAAAGCTCCGCCTCATCAAGTATTGCGTAAGGTTGGCTTTGAGCTCAAGCAGGGGCAGACCATCGGTGTGATTGGTGAGTCTGGTTCTGGTAAGACTACTTTAGGAATGGCGGTCTTGGGATTGTTGGGTGATTCTGCAGCAGAGATTACGGGAGCGGTGGATGTACTTGGTCAAGATTGGCAAAAGCTCAAGCCCGCAGAGCGCCGGGCTATGCGCTCCAGTCTGCAAGTGATTTTTCAAGACCCCTTTGGCTCGCTTTCTCCACGCATGAATGTCATGCAAATTATTTCAGAAGGTTTGGATGTGCACTTTCCAAATTTGTCTGCAGCGGAGCGCGAGTCCCGAGTCTTGGATATTTTGCGAGAAGTTGGTATTGATCGCTCAGCCCTCACTCGCTATCCCCATGAATTCTCAGGTGGTCAGCGACAGCGGATTGCAATTGCCCGCGCTTTAATTCTGAAGCCCCAGATCTTGGTTTTAGATGAGCCCACTTCGGCATTAGATGTGTCGATTCAAAAACAAGTGCTCGCCTTACTGACTGAGCTCCAGAAAAAATACAACTTGGCCTACCTAATGATTAGTCATGATTTGGCTGTCATTCGGGCGATGTCACATGAGGTGATGGTCCTAAAGGCTGGAAGGGTTGTCGAGTTTGGGGATACCGAGACTCTGATTCAACACCCTCGCCAGATCTATACCAAAGAGCTATTTGCCGCTGCCGAGCTGACTTAA
- a CDS encoding NLP/P60 protein codes for MSFQKDLLPTLVKQMPMALMVVFALAANPVFAVDAAPDAAKEAPVELSKETPKQSMFQTGKSYFSRVSDRLADSVTGKSDELINRAMEVIGVRYRWDAELPQSGLDGSSFVGYVFKDKLGFLLPRKSTQMSRVGKPITREELQPGDLVFFNTMRLTFSHVGIYVGDNKFIHSPSKGTSVRVDDLGSLYWDKRFDGARRLDGSDNLGDAERQELLNEVNKLKRKSRSL; via the coding sequence ATGTCCTTTCAAAAAGACCTCCTGCCAACGTTAGTCAAGCAAATGCCAATGGCTTTGATGGTTGTATTCGCACTCGCTGCGAATCCAGTATTCGCGGTAGATGCTGCTCCTGATGCCGCAAAAGAGGCCCCTGTTGAGCTCTCGAAAGAGACCCCCAAACAAAGTATGTTTCAAACAGGTAAGTCGTATTTTTCACGCGTATCGGATCGCTTGGCAGATTCGGTTACTGGGAAATCAGATGAGTTGATCAACCGCGCTATGGAGGTTATTGGTGTGCGTTATCGCTGGGATGCTGAGTTACCGCAATCCGGTCTGGATGGAAGTAGTTTTGTTGGATATGTTTTCAAAGACAAATTGGGATTTTTATTGCCACGCAAATCTACTCAAATGAGTCGTGTTGGCAAGCCCATTACTCGCGAAGAGTTGCAGCCTGGCGACTTGGTGTTCTTCAACACCATGCGTTTGACTTTCTCTCATGTCGGCATTTATGTTGGTGACAATAAATTTATTCATTCTCCATCGAAGGGCACTAGTGTGCGCGTAGATGATCTTGGTAGTCTCTACTGGGATAAGCGATTTGATGGTGCCCGCCGTTTAGATGGCAGTGATAACTTGGGTGATGCTGAGCGTCAAGAGCTGTTAAACGAAGTGAATAAACTCAAACGTAAATCGCGTAGCCTCTAA